TGAGTTTCAAGTTCTCCACCATTACCTGTTCCAAAGAGCCTGCAACCACGGGAGATCCGACAGGACTCCCTGATATATATAGTCGTTTGATTGGGAAGCTTATCAGGATTCTTATCTGGTCAGATAAGTCCCGGCCATTTTTTTGGATACCATTGATACATAAGGCGATAACCTGATTTGTTTTACAGACAGGTTTTTGATGAACTGCTCGTTCCGGTAAATCCTTGAATTAGTTGGATCGGGCGCTCGTGGTATCCGGGGTTTCCAGAGTTCAGCCGGACAAATCACGGGTAAAGGTTTCGGAATAAAGATTCGGACTTTTCCGGAAAATTGAGAATTTCCAGGACATGTGAAGTGGTTCATGATAACATGGCAGAGCGGTGTTTGTGGCTTTTTATTTCTTTCCGCCAATTACCGTCATGGCCAGCTCATAGAAGTCCGGGTCAACGGTTTTTAACTGGTTGACGGCGGCCTCCAACGGGATACTGGTAATGCGGTTTCCCTGCAATGCAACCATCCTGCCGAATTCGCCTTTATAAACGAGATGAACTGCGGCAACACCGAACCGGGTGGCAAGGACGCGGTCGAATGCAGTCGGCGAACCACCCCGCTGTACATGCCCGAGAATGGTTACGCGTGTCTCAATGCCAAGACGGCGTTCCAGTTCTTTTCCAAGAATGTTGCCCACTCCGACAAATTTTTCGTGGCCGCATTCATCCCGATCGTGTTCAGATACTTCTGGAACGCCAATATCCTCCGGCTGCACCCCTTCTGCAATCACGACAATGGAAAATTTTTTGCCTGCATCGTACCGGGCCCGGAGTTTCTGGCAGACACCCTCCATGGTAAAACGAACTTCCGGGATCAGGATCTCATCAGCCCCCCCGGCAATACCCGCAGTCACTGCAATCCACCCGACTTTTCGCCCCATAACCTCAACAACAATGATCCGGTGATGGGACTCGGCAGTCGTGTGGAGCCGGTCGATTGCCTCTGTTACGGTATCTACTGCAGTATCAAACCCGAATGTCACGTCCGTTCCGCTGATATCATTATCTATTGTTTTGGGGATACCTACAAGAGGGATACCCAGGTTTGAAATGTCCCGCGCCGCCGAGAGAGTGCCGTCACCGCCAATGACCACAAGGGCATGGATACCGTATTTTTTTATATTCTGCCGGATTTTCTGCAGGTCAGACGTCTTTAGCAGAGGGTTCATCCTTGATGTGCCGAGGATCGTCCCGCCCTTGGGAAGGATTCCGGAGACCGAGAAATCCGTGAGCGGTTCCACGTCGCCGTCAATAAGCCCCAGCCACCCGTTCCGTATCCCCAGCGTTTCAAATTCATATTTTATCCCGGACCGCACGACTGCCCGGATCACCGCGTTGAGTCCCGGACAGTCGCCACCCCCGGTCAGGACACCGATTGTTTTCATCAGATCGAACACTCCTGTGTTCATGGTTCCCTGCTCATGTATATTTTAATTGTCATACCTGTGCCGGCCGGTTCAACGGTTCTGCACAGGGCTGCAGGGGGACCGCAGTTTGGGATCAACCCTTCAATATTGCGGGAAAAACCAAGTGAAGGTTAAAAAAGAGTTGTGAGTTGGACTTATGGTTTGCGTTATCCTTCTTTTTCCTGTTCACCGGGAATGGTTGTGAATGATACTTCAAGCACACCGTTTTTCAACGAGTAGTGCATCGAAGCAGGGTCAACCGGCGGCAGGAAAGCGGTTGTGGCATAGTGCTGTCCCATACCATCTGCGTCAATTGCCAGCGTTTCTCCCTTAAGGTCCAGCTTAATCGTAGTGCTGTCTGCACCAGGCAATTCAGTTACCACTTTCACTTCATTGCCAATCCTGTGCACCTCGGGGACCGGCCCGTTGGGGTCGCTGGCAGGGGGGATTCTGCCCCCCACAGGGTTCTGTGGCATCCCTCCACGCCGGATGATAATATGGTAACCCGATGCACGGGGAGGCATTCCGGTAATCCCGCG
Above is a genomic segment from Methanoregula sp. containing:
- a CDS encoding ATP-dependent 6-phosphofructokinase → MKTIGVLTGGGDCPGLNAVIRAVVRSGIKYEFETLGIRNGWLGLIDGDVEPLTDFSVSGILPKGGTILGTSRMNPLLKTSDLQKIRQNIKKYGIHALVVIGGDGTLSAARDISNLGIPLVGIPKTIDNDISGTDVTFGFDTAVDTVTEAIDRLHTTAESHHRIIVVEVMGRKVGWIAVTAGIAGGADEILIPEVRFTMEGVCQKLRARYDAGKKFSIVVIAEGVQPEDIGVPEVSEHDRDECGHEKFVGVGNILGKELERRLGIETRVTILGHVQRGGSPTAFDRVLATRFGVAAVHLVYKGEFGRMVALQGNRITSIPLEAAVNQLKTVDPDFYELAMTVIGGKK